One window from the genome of Cryptomeria japonica chromosome 6, Sugi_1.0, whole genome shotgun sequence encodes:
- the LOC131876779 gene encoding uncharacterized protein LOC131876779 has protein sequence MILTDDEVVEDSSQLEGKESLWLMEFDGSCAASGLGVGVVLIPPSGNHIPFSFKLEFKNTNNTTEYEALLLDLAKAKRLGVKLLRVKGDAELIVKQVRGLFNVKNERLKHYRNRFWDEIEDFDAFSIEAIPRELNSKVDSLAVLASLLVPHPEFFDDIYRVELIYQPSVPENSDFWQVFESDKQINNFMQSVDMFSAMYFEGSDTECKEFLLD, from the coding sequence ATGATTTTGACTGATGATGAGGTAGTGGAAGATTCATCTCAACTTGAGGGAAAAGAAAGCCTGtggttaatggagtttgatggtagttgtgcagCATCAGGTTTAGGCGTAGGGGTAGTGTTAATCCCACCTTCTGGCAATCATATTCCTTTCTCTTTTAAATTAGAATTCAAGAATACCAACAATACGACCGAGTATGAAGCTTTGTTGTTAGATTTAGCCAAAGCTAAGAGATTGGGGGTGAAACTCCTACGAGTTAAAGGAGATGCTGAACTGATTGTAAAACAGGTTAGAGGGTTGTTTAATGttaaaaatgaaagattgaaacaCTATCGGAATAGATTTTGGGACGAAatcgaagattttgatgcattttccattgaagcAATACCCAGGGAACTGAATTCAAAAGTGGATTCATTAGCAGTCTTAGCTTCATTGCTTGTACCACATCCTGAATTTTTTGATGACATTTATAGGGTAGAGTTGATATATCAGCCCAGTGTCCCAGAAAACTCAGATTTTTGGCAGGTGTTTGAAAGCGATAAACAAATCAATAATTTTATGCAAAGTGTAGACATGTTTTCTGCCATGTATTTTGAAGGTTCAGATACAGAGTGCAAAGAATTTTTGCTAGATTGA